A window of Pedobacter lusitanus contains these coding sequences:
- a CDS encoding anthranilate synthase component II → MQKKILVIDNYDSFTYNLVHLINELGSEVEVWRNDKFAIADVAGFDKILLSPGPGIPSEAGLLLEVIRTYAAEKSILGICLGQQAIAEAFGGQLLNLGRPMHGIATPINVIDKEEFLFNDCPEVINVGRYHSWVVSQEGFPADLIVTATDASQEIMALRHQTYDVRGVQFHPESVLTEYGKEMMKNWLEN, encoded by the coding sequence ATGCAAAAGAAAATATTAGTCATAGATAATTATGACTCCTTCACTTATAATTTAGTGCATTTAATTAATGAATTAGGCAGTGAGGTTGAAGTATGGAGAAATGATAAATTTGCTATTGCTGACGTTGCCGGGTTTGATAAAATTTTATTATCACCGGGCCCTGGTATACCTTCGGAAGCGGGTTTGCTTTTAGAGGTTATCCGGACTTATGCGGCTGAAAAAAGTATTCTGGGGATTTGCCTCGGACAGCAGGCTATTGCAGAGGCATTTGGTGGTCAGCTACTAAATCTGGGCAGACCTATGCATGGAATTGCTACGCCTATAAATGTAATTGATAAGGAAGAGTTTTTATTTAATGACTGTCCGGAAGTAATTAATGTTGGCCGTTATCATTCATGGGTTGTAAGTCAGGAAGGATTCCCTGCAGATCTGATAGTTACTGCTACAGATGCCAGCCAGGAGATTATGGCACTCAGACATCAGACTTATGATGTTCGTGGTGTGCAGTTTCATCCTGAAAGTGTACTGACCGAATATGGTAAGGAGATGATGAAAAATTGGTTGGAAAATTAA
- a CDS encoding phosphatidylinositol-specific phospholipase C: protein MNSRKLQLVLLTFGVMIFTACKKQDSLGYNPEMKKESSVKTKQTALLNYTLSNWMSFIPDTTSIAQISIPGTHDSGARFEPVSGTAKCQNLTIADQLTAGVRFLDVRCRHFNNSFTIHHDLVYQNLNFSDVLKACIDFLDANPSETVIMSVKEEYTPSGNTRSFEETFDAYVKENASKWDLGTDISRLSSIRGKIKLLRRFSTANAKGIDATAWKDNATFEINNKAANLKIQDEYKVSKVEAKWASVNSLLNAAHDDTSNRLYINFGSGFKSLIFGIPDIIAVNNYINPKITTFFSGNTNGKYGVIPLNFITADLSRGIVKSNFNQAL, encoded by the coding sequence ATGAACAGTAGAAAACTACAACTAGTCTTATTAACGTTTGGTGTAATGATCTTCACCGCCTGTAAGAAGCAGGACAGTTTAGGGTATAACCCTGAAATGAAAAAAGAGAGCTCAGTAAAAACAAAGCAGACGGCTTTGTTAAATTACACGCTGAGTAACTGGATGAGCTTTATACCGGATACCACAAGCATCGCACAAATATCCATCCCGGGGACACATGATTCTGGTGCAAGATTCGAACCGGTATCTGGTACAGCCAAATGTCAGAACCTGACTATTGCAGATCAGTTAACAGCTGGTGTAAGATTTCTGGATGTGAGATGCAGACATTTCAATAACAGCTTTACTATTCATCACGATCTGGTTTACCAGAATTTGAACTTTAGCGACGTTTTAAAGGCATGCATTGACTTCCTTGATGCAAATCCTTCGGAAACAGTAATTATGAGCGTAAAGGAAGAATATACGCCTTCAGGTAATACACGCAGCTTTGAAGAAACTTTTGATGCCTACGTTAAGGAAAATGCATCAAAATGGGATCTGGGTACTGATATTTCCAGGCTTTCATCTATACGTGGCAAAATTAAGCTATTGAGGAGATTCAGTACAGCAAATGCAAAAGGAATTGATGCTACTGCCTGGAAAGATAATGCAACTTTTGAAATTAATAATAAAGCGGCAAATCTGAAAATTCAGGATGAATATAAAGTTTCAAAGGTGGAGGCCAAGTGGGCCAGTGTCAACAGTTTGCTGAATGCTGCTCATGATGATACTTCAAACAGGTTGTATATCAATTTTGGAAGTGGGTTTAAGTCCCTTATTTTCGGTATTCCAGATATTATTGCTGTAAATAATTACATAAATCCTAAGATCACAACATTTTTCAGCGGTAATACAAACGGAAAATATGGCGTAATTCCCCTGAACTTTATTACAGCTGATTTATCCAGAGGGATTGTAAAATCAAATTTTAACCAGGCGCTTTAA
- a CDS encoding cytochrome B — MKKKIVMGIYEILKSAHSGWRYLVIILLLVAFISALMGYVGKKPYTEGNRKLNVFTLISSHIQLLLGLAIYFMHDWYKGDSSVAIQRYWKMEHISMMLIAIVLITVGNARSKRGTTALAKHKTIAIFFGLALLLIVGAIFAMVKVDPSRHFFGM; from the coding sequence TTGAAGAAAAAAATTGTTATGGGTATTTATGAAATCTTGAAGAGTGCGCACTCTGGATGGCGTTATTTAGTAATCATTTTATTGCTGGTTGCTTTTATCAGTGCATTAATGGGATATGTGGGAAAGAAACCATATACCGAAGGTAATCGTAAATTAAATGTATTTACTTTAATCAGTTCGCATATTCAGCTCCTTTTAGGATTGGCTATTTATTTTATGCATGACTGGTATAAAGGAGATAGTTCTGTAGCTATACAACGTTACTGGAAAATGGAGCATATTTCCATGATGCTGATTGCAATTGTTTTAATTACAGTTGGTAATGCCCGCTCTAAGAGAGGAACTACTGCGTTAGCCAAACATAAAACCATAGCTATATTTTTTGGACTGGCACTTTTATTAATCGTAGGGGCAATTTTTGCGATGGTTAAAGTTGATCCGAGCCGCCATTTCTTTGGAATGTGA
- a CDS encoding peptidoglycan DD-metalloendopeptidase family protein — protein MEPLEKLKEWASDPENRISSVVSFDSSADRLYPFDFTAGNLELTDQILADTAAFSAWVTKKLEDTSSRYGIGGYNEHRTIYSRSAHFDTAEEPRRLHLGVDIWASAGTQIFNFYDAVVHSFKNNNQFGDYGATIILKYELNGLTLYALYGHLSLASLNGLQAGQFIAGGTPFAAFGIPAENGNWPPHLHFQLMFDMQGKEGDYPGVCQFSNRAVYLNNCPDPGLILNRTFNIPAE, from the coding sequence ATGGAACCTCTGGAAAAACTTAAGGAATGGGCATCGGACCCTGAAAACAGGATCAGCAGCGTAGTCAGTTTTGATTCATCTGCTGATCGTTTGTATCCTTTTGATTTTACAGCGGGAAACCTGGAACTGACTGATCAGATTCTTGCTGATACTGCAGCTTTCTCTGCATGGGTAACCAAAAAACTCGAAGATACCAGCTCACGTTACGGTATTGGCGGATACAATGAACACAGGACAATTTATTCAAGAAGTGCTCATTTTGATACTGCAGAGGAACCCAGAAGATTACATCTTGGGGTTGATATCTGGGCATCGGCCGGTACTCAGATCTTTAATTTTTATGATGCCGTAGTACATAGTTTTAAGAACAATAATCAGTTTGGTGATTACGGTGCGACAATCATTTTAAAATACGAACTTAACGGCCTCACTTTATATGCACTTTATGGTCATTTAAGTCTGGCCTCTCTTAACGGTCTCCAGGCTGGACAATTTATTGCAGGCGGTACTCCGTTTGCTGCTTTTGGTATTCCGGCTGAAAATGGAAACTGGCCTCCGCATCTGCATTTTCAACTGATGTTTGATATGCAGGGCAAAGAAGGTGACTATCCGGGAGTCTGTCAGTTTTCTAACCGTGCTGTTTATCTTAATAATTGTCCTGATCCGGGCTTGATTCTTAACCGTACTTTTAACATTCCTGCCGAATAA
- a CDS encoding energy transducer TonB, producing MKKILVLFLFFIGLSVKAQPVLQGGLDAFIRTNIIYPVYSLQNCIQGKINISFKVNLSGEVYTSKVSSGLGIDLDQEALRLIRLSSGKWQVPDNYDTTYVLIAPVNFILSDGDCATVNPQQRNKAIAAYKANEGLTEVITNFYRNKAIGNYNEAEEGRITALKKELGYDDSYLEKRIEEGKKRLKQKDKQGACEDFLFVKYMGSSLADELLEKYCK from the coding sequence ATGAAGAAGATTCTTGTACTATTCCTGTTTTTCATTGGGCTGTCTGTAAAGGCACAGCCAGTGCTTCAGGGTGGACTGGATGCTTTTATCCGGACAAATATTATCTATCCGGTATATTCACTGCAAAACTGTATTCAGGGAAAGATTAATATTAGTTTTAAAGTGAATCTTTCGGGTGAGGTCTATACTTCAAAGGTAAGCAGCGGACTGGGAATAGATCTCGATCAGGAAGCGCTGCGCCTGATCAGACTGAGTAGTGGAAAATGGCAGGTACCTGATAACTATGATACCACTTATGTGCTGATTGCACCGGTAAATTTTATTCTTTCGGACGGGGACTGCGCTACTGTGAATCCACAGCAAAGAAATAAAGCGATTGCTGCCTATAAGGCAAATGAAGGGCTCACAGAGGTGATCACTAATTTTTACCGGAATAAGGCCATTGGCAATTATAACGAAGCGGAGGAGGGTCGGATCACAGCTTTAAAGAAAGAATTGGGCTATGATGACAGTTATCTGGAAAAAAGAATAGAAGAGGGAAAAAAGAGATTAAAGCAAAAAGATAAACAGGGTGCCTGCGAAGATTTTCTGTTTGTTAAATATATGGGTTCATCACTGGCTGACGAACTACTCGAAAAATATTGTAAATAA
- the rbfA gene encoding 30S ribosome-binding factor RbfA yields the protein MESKRQQKFAGVLQEELATIFQREGAEYLPNTLVTITKVRVSPDLAVAKVYLSFLSTNNTGLSIATVNSHAGEIRYKLGARIRHQVRVVPTLTFFVDDTNTYVEHMDKIFDKISKDRKEQGTEEETTED from the coding sequence ATGGAAAGTAAACGTCAACAGAAATTTGCCGGTGTACTGCAAGAGGAATTAGCTACGATATTTCAAAGAGAAGGGGCAGAATACTTACCCAATACATTAGTTACGATTACAAAGGTCCGTGTATCTCCAGATTTAGCAGTTGCAAAGGTTTACCTGAGCTTTTTAAGCACTAATAATACCGGATTGTCAATTGCTACAGTAAATTCTCATGCCGGAGAAATCAGGTATAAGCTGGGCGCACGTATTCGTCACCAGGTGAGAGTTGTGCCTACACTGACTTTCTTTGTGGATGATACAAATACCTATGTAGAGCACATGGATAAAATATTTGATAAAATTTCAAAGGACCGCAAAGAACAGGGGACGGAAGAAGAAACAACAGAGGATTAA
- the hflX gene encoding GTPase HflX — translation MGKAKTYDTAVKQERAVLVGVIRPGEKPEETKEYLDELTFLVDTAGGVVDSVFTQKMLKPERATFVGTGKLEEIRAYVKSEDIDMVVFDDELSPSQLRNIERELEVKILDRSNLILDIFAGRAQTSQAKTQVELAQLQYLLPRLTRLWTHLERQKGGIGMRGPGETQIESDRRMILEKISLLKSRLKLIDKQNETQRKNRNELIRVALVGYTNVGKSTIMNMISKSEVFAENKLFATLDTTVRKVVIDNLPFLLSDTVGFIRKLPHHLVECFKSTLDEVREADILIHVVDVSHSSFEDQINVVNETLKDLGARDKETIVVFNKIDAYVNPEADEMNEEEKVTLTLEDFKKSWMAQHNTPSIFISALNKENLEEFKQLLYDKVVALHTVRYPYDKLLY, via the coding sequence ATGGGAAAAGCGAAAACTTATGATACCGCTGTTAAGCAGGAACGTGCTGTCCTGGTAGGGGTGATCAGACCGGGAGAAAAACCGGAGGAAACAAAAGAATATTTAGACGAATTAACATTTCTGGTAGATACAGCAGGTGGTGTGGTGGATAGTGTTTTTACACAAAAAATGCTGAAACCGGAAAGAGCTACCTTTGTTGGAACAGGGAAATTAGAAGAAATAAGAGCCTACGTGAAGTCGGAGGATATTGATATGGTCGTTTTTGACGATGAATTATCTCCTTCGCAACTGCGGAATATAGAGCGTGAACTGGAAGTGAAAATCCTGGACAGGAGTAATCTTATCCTTGATATTTTTGCGGGAAGAGCTCAGACCTCACAGGCTAAAACTCAGGTTGAATTAGCCCAGCTGCAATATTTATTACCACGTTTGACACGTTTATGGACTCACTTAGAGCGCCAGAAAGGTGGTATTGGTATGCGTGGTCCAGGGGAAACTCAGATTGAGAGTGACAGAAGGATGATTCTGGAGAAAATTTCTCTTTTAAAGAGCAGACTGAAACTGATCGATAAACAGAATGAAACGCAGCGCAAGAACCGGAATGAATTAATCCGGGTGGCCCTGGTAGGATATACCAATGTGGGTAAGTCTACCATCATGAACATGATTTCCAAATCTGAGGTTTTTGCAGAGAATAAATTGTTTGCAACCCTGGATACTACAGTAAGGAAAGTGGTGATTGATAATCTGCCTTTCTTATTGTCGGATACTGTTGGATTTATACGCAAACTACCGCATCACCTTGTTGAATGTTTCAAATCAACACTGGATGAGGTAAGGGAAGCCGATATATTAATCCATGTGGTAGATGTTTCTCATTCAAGTTTTGAGGATCAGATCAACGTGGTCAATGAGACATTGAAAGATCTTGGCGCGAGGGATAAAGAAACGATTGTGGTATTCAATAAAATTGATGCTTATGTTAATCCTGAGGCTGATGAAATGAATGAAGAGGAAAAGGTGACATTAACGCTGGAAGATTTCAAAAAGAGCTGGATGGCGCAGCATAATACGCCGTCAATATTTATCTCAGCACTGAATAAGGAGAACCTGGAAGAGTTCAAACAACTTTTATACGATAAAGTTGTGGCACTGCATACGGTAAGGTATCCTTATGACAAATTATTATATTAA
- a CDS encoding Lrp/AsnC ligand binding domain-containing protein yields the protein MLKKESQNLEIDNLDIDILKQLMQDATKPYTEIAKDLIVSGGTIHVRMKKLQEMGIIKGSHLIIDPQKAGYDICAFLGIYLEKGIQYKDAVEQLSRIKEVVELHYTTGAYSMFAKIICRDTNHLRHVLNEEIQAVAGIQRTETLISLEESIRRQIELG from the coding sequence ATGCTCAAAAAAGAAAGCCAAAATTTAGAAATTGATAACCTCGATATTGACATTTTAAAGCAGCTGATGCAGGATGCAACTAAACCTTACACAGAAATAGCTAAAGATCTGATCGTTTCGGGTGGTACTATTCATGTCAGAATGAAGAAACTTCAGGAAATGGGAATTATAAAAGGTTCACATTTAATTATAGATCCGCAGAAAGCGGGTTATGATATCTGTGCATTTCTGGGAATCTACCTTGAAAAAGGTATCCAGTATAAAGACGCTGTTGAACAGCTCAGTAGAATTAAGGAGGTTGTAGAACTTCATTATACTACTGGTGCTTATAGTATGTTCGCGAAAATTATCTGCAGGGATACCAACCATTTGCGTCATGTATTAAATGAAGAGATTCAAGCAGTAGCCGGTATTCAGCGAACAGAGACATTGATCTCACTGGAAGAAAGTATCAGAAGACAGATAGAGCTGGGTTAG
- a CDS encoding App1 family protein, whose amino-acid sequence MFILKPYPWVKVRLTFYKQTVYQTTEYDGFFKFEWEAMESVSAGWHPVRIEALSDHGEVLAESTGQIYVPHVTQYAFISDIDDTIMISHSATIGRRLRELFIKNPHTRKTFPGVASHYNLLALSHTDAEHPNPFFYVSSSEWNLYDYLVSTFSFNQLPEGSFLLNQIKRWKDLLKTGKTGHEGKLMRIMRIIDAFPNQKFILFGDNSQRDTEIYTTIAIKYPESIEAIYIRNIRQEKQDAALDLLRKAEEKGIHTCLFKDSKEAMSHAVRIGLIGI is encoded by the coding sequence ATGTTTATACTCAAACCATATCCATGGGTTAAAGTCAGACTGACTTTTTATAAGCAGACCGTTTATCAGACCACTGAATATGATGGGTTTTTCAAATTCGAATGGGAGGCCATGGAAAGTGTGAGTGCCGGCTGGCACCCAGTCCGGATAGAGGCCCTGAGTGATCATGGGGAGGTCCTCGCTGAGAGTACAGGGCAAATTTACGTGCCTCATGTTACGCAGTATGCATTTATATCTGATATTGATGATACGATTATGATTTCGCATTCTGCAACTATTGGCAGGAGACTGAGAGAACTTTTTATTAAGAATCCGCACACCCGGAAAACCTTTCCGGGTGTTGCTTCTCATTATAATTTACTGGCTTTGTCTCATACTGATGCTGAACATCCTAATCCTTTTTTTTATGTTTCCAGCAGCGAATGGAATTTATATGATTACCTGGTAAGCACTTTTAGCTTTAATCAATTACCGGAGGGTTCTTTTTTACTGAATCAGATCAAGAGGTGGAAAGATTTGTTAAAAACAGGGAAAACGGGGCATGAAGGTAAACTGATGCGGATAATGCGGATTATAGATGCCTTCCCAAATCAGAAATTTATACTTTTTGGCGATAATTCACAGCGCGATACAGAGATTTATACGACAATTGCTATAAAGTATCCGGAAAGTATAGAGGCTATCTATATCAGGAATATCAGACAGGAAAAACAGGATGCCGCACTTGATCTGTTAAGAAAAGCGGAGGAAAAGGGGATTCATACCTGCCTTTTTAAGGATAGTAAAGAAGCAATGTCACATGCTGTCCGAATTGGATTAATTGGTATTTAA
- the trpC gene encoding indole-3-glycerol phosphate synthase TrpC produces the protein MNILDKIVLRKTEEVEQAKKLVSIKELEAGVYFNRTPYVLKEFILDPKRTGIIAEFKRRSPSKGIINDRSAVEEVTNGYAAAGASAISVLTDIDFFGGHPNDLLAARAANSVPLLRKDFMIDEYQIVEAKALGADIILLIAAILTPAQIENFGRLAKSLGLNVLLEVHNLEELQRSINPYIDAIGVNNRNLADFSVSIQTSFDLADQIPKEFLKISESAISDPQTIKQLKTAGFNGFLIGENFMKTSDPGAAMHQFVEELISV, from the coding sequence ATGAATATTTTAGATAAAATCGTTCTCAGAAAAACAGAAGAAGTTGAACAGGCTAAGAAATTAGTATCCATCAAAGAACTGGAAGCCGGTGTTTATTTTAACAGGACGCCATATGTGCTGAAAGAATTTATACTTGATCCTAAGCGTACCGGTATTATTGCGGAGTTCAAAAGACGTTCGCCATCAAAGGGGATTATCAACGACCGGTCTGCAGTTGAAGAAGTAACCAATGGTTATGCAGCTGCAGGAGCCTCAGCGATTTCTGTATTGACCGATATTGATTTTTTCGGTGGACATCCCAATGATTTACTGGCAGCAAGAGCAGCGAACAGTGTCCCGCTTTTACGGAAGGACTTTATGATTGATGAGTATCAGATTGTAGAAGCAAAGGCTCTGGGTGCAGATATTATTCTGCTGATCGCTGCAATTCTTACTCCGGCGCAGATAGAGAACTTTGGCAGACTGGCAAAAAGTTTAGGGCTGAATGTATTACTTGAGGTACATAATCTGGAAGAATTACAGCGCAGTATCAACCCTTATATTGATGCCATTGGTGTTAATAACCGTAATCTGGCAGACTTTTCTGTCAGTATTCAGACTTCATTTGATCTGGCTGATCAGATTCCAAAAGAATTTCTGAAAATTTCTGAAAGTGCAATCAGTGACCCTCAGACGATTAAGCAGCTGAAAACAGCTGGATTTAACGGTTTTCTGATTGGTGAAAATTTTATGAAGACCTCAGATCCGGGAGCAGCAATGCATCAGTTCGTAGAGGAGTTGATCTCGGTATAA
- a CDS encoding diacylglycerol/lipid kinase family protein, whose amino-acid sequence MKLLFIVNPGSGSDDIDFKTVISDFFKSLEHTFEIYELTANCNPEQIRAAIDESKADRVIAAGGDGTLKLVADLLKGTKVPIGIIPAGSANGMAREMGIPLNIEQALALTISGETKEIHAVVVNDEFCIHLSDIGFNAYIVKKFDDLPQRGMWGYTKALWKALWSHHKMEVAFSIGNELIRSEAAMVVIANATMYGTGVKINPDGKLDDEVFEVILVKKYSFLEILKIRFTNLPFNPEKIESFQTDSLLIKTRNKVHFQVDGEYIGKVNSIQAKLLPAAITMIFNPEKIT is encoded by the coding sequence ATGAAATTACTTTTTATTGTCAATCCAGGTTCGGGAAGTGATGATATAGATTTCAAAACGGTGATATCGGATTTTTTCAAATCCCTTGAGCATACATTTGAAATTTATGAGCTTACGGCAAACTGTAATCCCGAACAGATCAGAGCAGCTATAGATGAATCAAAGGCAGATCGTGTGATTGCTGCCGGCGGAGACGGGACATTAAAACTGGTCGCAGACCTGTTGAAAGGCACGAAGGTCCCGATTGGAATTATTCCAGCCGGTTCTGCAAATGGTATGGCCAGAGAAATGGGCATACCACTAAACATTGAACAGGCACTTGCGCTGACTATAAGCGGAGAAACCAAAGAAATTCACGCAGTAGTTGTAAACGATGAATTCTGTATTCACTTATCCGATATTGGCTTCAATGCCTACATTGTTAAAAAGTTTGATGATCTGCCACAAAGAGGAATGTGGGGTTATACCAAAGCCTTATGGAAAGCCCTGTGGAGCCACCATAAAATGGAAGTAGCATTCAGTATAGGAAACGAACTTATCCGCTCAGAAGCGGCTATGGTAGTTATTGCCAATGCGACCATGTATGGGACCGGTGTAAAAATAAACCCTGATGGGAAATTAGATGATGAAGTTTTTGAAGTTATTCTGGTCAAAAAATACTCCTTTCTGGAAATCTTAAAAATACGCTTCACCAACTTACCTTTTAATCCTGAAAAAATCGAATCCTTTCAGACTGACAGCCTGCTTATAAAGACCAGAAACAAGGTACACTTCCAGGTAGACGGAGAATATATAGGTAAAGTCAATAGCATTCAGGCAAAACTATTACCAGCAGCTATAACTATGATTTTTAACCCGGAAAAGATTACCTGA
- a CDS encoding anthranilate synthase component I family protein, whose product MEKIKINTVFKKRLADTITPVSIYLRLRDVFPNSLLLESSDYHSRENSVSYVCAEPVAGIMLQNGQLSTYFPNGEKEVKDKFILTEEIEAFKARFDTQSVQEKRYISTGMFGYFTWNTVQYFEDIKFTAESPKGEEIPLMQYHVYRYIIAIDHFKNEVTLFKNNFNEEEDDDLEKIEYLIQNKNFPEYSFDTVGDEQSNLTNEGFMDVVEKMKKHILRGDVFQIVPSRAYNQGFSGDEFNVYRCLRSINPSPYLFYFDYGSFKLFGSSPEAQITIRDGAANIFPIAGTFKRTGNDEEDAELARKLEQDPKESAEHVMLVDLARNDLSRHCRGVEVKSFKEVQYYSHLIHLVSKVSGKLQKDVSAFKVVADTYPAGTLSGAPKYKAMQLIDEYEGLARNFYAGAIGYMGFDGSFNHAIMIRTFMSKNNQLHYRAGAGIVADSIAINELNEVNNKIAALRKAIGMAKEINKI is encoded by the coding sequence ATGGAGAAGATAAAAATCAATACAGTTTTTAAAAAAAGGTTAGCAGATACGATTACGCCGGTAAGTATTTATCTGCGATTGAGGGACGTTTTTCCAAATTCCCTGCTACTGGAAAGTTCGGATTACCACAGCCGGGAGAATTCAGTGAGTTATGTCTGTGCAGAACCTGTAGCAGGAATTATGCTTCAAAACGGACAGCTTTCCACTTATTTTCCAAACGGCGAAAAAGAAGTGAAGGACAAATTTATCCTGACAGAAGAAATCGAAGCCTTTAAAGCGAGATTTGACACGCAGTCTGTGCAGGAAAAACGCTACATTTCTACAGGTATGTTTGGTTATTTTACCTGGAACACTGTACAGTATTTTGAGGATATCAAATTTACTGCAGAATCTCCAAAAGGGGAAGAAATTCCATTGATGCAGTATCATGTCTATCGCTATATTATTGCCATAGATCACTTTAAGAACGAAGTCACCTTGTTTAAAAATAATTTTAATGAGGAAGAAGATGACGACCTGGAAAAAATTGAATACCTGATTCAAAATAAAAATTTTCCTGAATATAGCTTTGATACTGTAGGTGATGAGCAATCCAATCTGACTAACGAAGGATTTATGGATGTTGTGGAGAAGATGAAAAAACATATCCTGCGTGGCGATGTATTTCAGATTGTCCCTTCCAGAGCCTATAATCAGGGATTTTCGGGGGATGAATTTAATGTATACCGTTGTTTACGTTCGATTAACCCTTCTCCGTATCTCTTCTATTTTGATTACGGAAGTTTTAAACTTTTTGGCTCTTCGCCCGAAGCTCAGATTACTATCAGAGATGGAGCTGCCAATATTTTCCCGATTGCCGGAACTTTTAAACGTACCGGTAATGATGAAGAGGACGCTGAACTGGCCAGAAAGCTGGAACAGGACCCTAAGGAAAGTGCAGAGCACGTGATGCTGGTTGACCTGGCCAGAAATGATCTGAGCAGACACTGCAGAGGTGTTGAAGTGAAATCCTTCAAAGAAGTTCAATATTATTCTCACCTGATTCACCTGGTTTCAAAAGTAAGTGGTAAACTACAAAAGGATGTTTCGGCATTTAAAGTTGTTGCTGATACTTACCCGGCCGGTACTTTAAGCGGAGCACCGAAATATAAAGCCATGCAGCTTATAGATGAATACGAAGGGCTGGCGCGCAATTTCTATGCAGGTGCCATTGGTTACATGGGTTTTGATGGTTCATTTAATCATGCAATCATGATCCGTACATTTATGAGTAAAAATAATCAGCTGCATTATAGAGCTGGCGCCGGGATTGTAGCCGATTCGATTGCTATAAACGAGCTGAATGAGGTAAATAATAAAATTGCTGCCCTGCGTAAAGCAATAGGAATGGCTAAAGAGATTAATAAAATTTAA